Proteins found in one Plasmodium coatneyi strain Hackeri chromosome 10, complete sequence genomic segment:
- a CDS encoding TATA-box-binding protein, producing MDDYLSCDVGDDPSALLRDDDASEKSLKEFLQQNDILQKYDNEGNANGVPSDTDDVSSVRQAKNTLVRKNIALKIHNIIASANLCVDIDLRLVAISIRNAEYNPSKINTLIVRLNKPKCTVLIFKSGRLMLTGTKTKADAIYGCKKIGKIIKLVTNEPVKLDGFNIENIIASADCNMPIRLEMLAHDHKDYCNYEPELFAGLVYRYKPTSKLKSVILIFVSGKIIITGCKSVQKLYTVFDDIYNVLLQYRS from the coding sequence ATGGACGACTACCTCAGTTGCGACGTCGGAGACGACCCGAGCGCGCTCCTCCGGGATGACGACGCAAGTGAGAAGAGCTTAAAGGAATTCCTCCAACAAAACGATATCCTACAAAAGTACGATAATGAGGGGAATGCAAATGGCGTACCCTCAGACACAGACGACGTGTCATCTGTGAGGCAAGCCAAAAATACACTAGTACGAAAAAATATAGCTCTAAAGATTCACAACATAATAGCTTCTGCCAATCTTTGTGTAGACATTGACTTGCGCCTAGTGGCCATATCCATACGCAATGCAGAATATAACCCAAGCAAGATTAACACCCTAATTGTAAGACTGAACAAACCCAAGTGTACtgttctcatttttaaaagtggGAGACTTATGTTAACTGGCACGAAGACCAAAGCGGATGCTATTTAtggttgcaaaaaaattggaaaaataattaagcTAGTCACAAATGAACCCGTAAAGCTAGACGGGTTTAACATAGAGAATATAATCGCTAGTGCTGACTGTAATATGCCTATACGGTTGGAAATGCTGGCTCATGACCACAAGGACTATTGCAACTACGAGCCGGAGTTGTTTGCTGGGCTTGTGTACCGGTATAAGCCAACGTCCAAGCTGAAGTCAGTCATTTTAATTTTCGTCTCTGGCAAGATTATCATCACGGGGTGCAAGTCCGTCCAGAAACTCTACACAGTGTTCGACGATATTTACAACGTGCTCCTTCAGTACAGGAGTTGA
- a CDS encoding 60S ribosomal subunit protein L24, whose translation MRIEKCWYCSGNIYPGHGIFFIRNDANIFRFCRSKCHKHFKAKHNPRKVKWTKVYRKERNKELSADKTFEFEKIRSEPVKYDRDLYIKTINAIKQIDKIKEVRKMRFYKNRIKEISEKKINLSLNYIKKNPALLRNTQFEGVLSELINEQENEDGDFTLVKGTFDQEELIRKDMEEMGQRFSADVNSIRDIQGVQHQKENQNLELA comes from the exons ATGCGAATAGAGAAGTGTTGGTACTGCTCGGGGAATATCTACCCGG GCCAtggcatatttttcatcCGAAACGACGCGAATATATTCCGCTTCTGCCGCAGCAAATGCCACAAGCACTTTAAGGCGAAGCACAACCCACGCAAAGTCAAATGGACCAAGGTCTacagaaaggaaaggaacaaggAGCTCAGCGCAGACAAAACGTTTGAGTTTGAAAAAATCAGAAGTGAACCAGTAAAGTACGATCGTGATCTGTATATAAAAACGATCAACGCTATAAAACAAatagacaaaataaaggaggtGAGAAAAATGAGATTTTACAAAAACAGGATTAAGGAAATAtcggagaagaaaattaacttgtctttaaattatattaaaaagaatCCAGCTCTTTTAAGGAACACCCAATTTGAGGGTGTGCTTAGCGAACTGATAAATGAACAGGAGAATGAGGATGGGGACTTCACTCTTGTCAAGGGAACCTTTGACCAGGAGGAACTCATTAGGAAGGACATGGAGGAGATGGGTCAGAGGTTCTCTGCCGATGTTAATTCGATTAGGGACATACAG GGAGTCCAACACCAGAAGGAGAACCAAAATTTGGAGCTAGCTTAG
- a CDS encoding DNA repair protein: MADFSKSNSSGPVNRKQASILSFFKTQDVKGKKVTGAGGEVAKESKSDADKNGGQQLSAAMSTLDKFASNVGKKQEGGNEGERSSETSSTAVKEQIEHDPSGCSTENAKADLFSDDNEDVNKGGEVKSLIGKKEIQMKNSYEKVYADNNEELSTDEDIIVKKKRKVIIDSSSEDVYDGSNEVNQENGKNMKRKVVPGSEMVGVDGKLNNLVYEPNKCIKTEETLFTNEKSSKEISNINRRKGEDGKKSQELDTLRNKFLSMPICLSNDKFRLYIEQYFLYCNTFEFPKWVQPQYIRDLNLRSPDNPDYDCSTIWTPPMDHPWAVEYKQAHYTPGMQQFWKIKSKNFDKIIFFKMGRFYEIFYIDACLMHTICGLNWMGGEQKPHLGFPEQSLHLYAKKVINSGHKVVVIEQMETPKELEQRNKETAGPKDKAIKREINEIFTKGTILHDNMLSSETRYLICFHFDDMEDLDGSVVGVCNGGVGSLPGSSSPNDRSIKSKCNFGFVVSDIATSYIAVGYCNDDESRIELRTILAQLCPAEILYSSKNINKEVLSIFKNIPAEPELTAVSSFPNIIASLDEIRKYFETIPPSLEMHKEQNSVICAFGGFIVYLRSLLLDKKIFRFCKIEHYDLFKRENYMVLDATALKHLEILETQSGETKNSLFDYVNKTCTNFGARNMRRWICSPLLDCAKINERLDVVEFLKKNEHILSLIRLKLKKLPDIERLLNKICIQASQSERGAVFFDNIVSTKLKEFMTFLNAFKEIGSMLIEINSIEKDDEELPKRLFEISNTPDRKSLVKNIQGSYPHIEQITSEFLKKIEFDGDKEYKPAEGCDEAIDQINQKEKEVEGELNNILTRMKKNMKISSLKYVHAKYKYEVECPENVPKVFLKNVEITSAKKGFIRFHNEEIKQYVEMLEDIEQEKKDAIYPFFKKIFHLFYAHYEKYVSACRLVSELDCLQAFAFVALNTPFALTRPVLHPMRRNESAEEESENTEQINQTGRSTVLTMGHSADGHGNEPFLILENNIHPVVATLMPNFISNNIYMGCKQENQSTLLLTGPNMGGKSTLLRQTAISVILAQIGAFVPSTYCELTVVDKIFTRLGSSDNLFEGKSTFLVELEDISNMLKQSTKYSLAILDELGRGTSSFDGTAIALSTLEQISDVVKCRCIFSTHYHLLVEEVKHNKNISNYHMSLSIDDQQEKIIFLYKFIKGVCPKSFGIHIAKLAGLPKEIIDLAHEKSTLFENVTDEFCKIIKYKNIVRSLLSAPDDENLGALFRKYRTEFAS, translated from the coding sequence ATGGCCGATTTTAGCAAGTCCAATTCTTCCGGGCCTGTGAACAGGAAGCAGGCATCCATTCTGAGCTTTTTCAAGACACAGGAtgtgaagggaaagaaggtgACTGGTGCAGGGGGGGAGGTGGCCAAGGAAAGCAAAAGCGATGCAGATAAGAATGGGGGGCAGCAACTGAGCGCGGCGATGAGCACGCTGGACAAATTTGCATCCAATGTTGGGAAGAAgcaagaagggggaaatgaaGGAGAGCGAAGTTCCGAAACGAGTTCTACTGCagtgaaggaacaaattgaGCATGATCCCAGCGGATGCAGCACGGAAAATGCCAAAGCGGACCTATTCTCCGATGACAACGAAGATGTAAACAAAGGTGGTGAGGTTAAAAGTTtgattggaaaaaaagaaatccaaatgaagaacagCTACGAGAAGGTATATGCAGACAATAATGAGGAGTTGAGCACCGATGAGGATATCATCGTGAAGAAGAAGCGAAAGGTTATAATTGATTCATCCAGTGAAGATGTGTATGACGGGTCTAACGAGGTAAATCAAGAGAATGGAAAGaacatgaaaaggaaggtagTCCCAGGGAGTGAAATGGTTGGCGTGGATGGAAAGTTAAACAACCTGGTTTATGAACCGAATAAGTGTATAAAAACGGAGGAAACGTTATTCACTAATGAGAAGAGCTCAAAGGAGATTAGCAACATAAACCGTCGAAAGGGAGAAGATGGAAAGAAGTCACAAGAATTGGATACattaaggaacaaatttcTAAGCATGCCAATCTGTTTGTCAAACGATAAATTCAGACTGTACATAGAACAGTACTTCCTATACTGCAATACGTTTGAATTTCCAAAATGGGTTCAGCCGCAATACATTCGCGATTTGAATTTGAGGAGCCCAGATAATCCAGACTATGACTGTTCCACTATTTGGACCCCCCCAATGGATCATCCTTGGGCAGTGGAATACAAACAAGCTCACTACACCCCAGGGATGCAACAGTtctggaaaataaaatccaaaaattttgacaagatcatattttttaaaatgggaagattttacgaaatattttatatcgATGCTTGTTTGATGCACACCATTTGTGGGTTGAATTGGATGGGGGGGGAACAGAAACCTCACTTGGGTTTCCCCGAACAATCACTTCATTTGTATGCCAAAAAGGTTATTAACAGTGGGCACAAGGTGGTTGTAATTGAACAGATGGAGACACCAAAGGAGTTGGAGCAACGCAATAAAGAAACGGCCGGTCCGAAGGATAAAGCCATTAAGAGGGAAATTAACGAAATTTTCACAAAGGGGACAATTCTACATGATAATATGCTCAGTTCAGAGACAAGGTACTTGATCTGCTTCCACTTTGACGACATGGAAGATTTAGACGGCAGTGTGGTGGGTGTTTGCAATGGGGGGGTAGGAAGTCTCCCAGGTTCTTCATCCCCAAATGATCGTTCAATAAAGAGCAAATGCAATTTCGGCTTCGTCGTCAGTGATATAGCGACGTCGTATATCGCAGTGGGATATTGTAATGATGATGAGTCCCGTATCGAACTGAGGACAATCCTGGCACAGTTATGCCCGGCGGAAATTCTATATTCTTCTAAGAATATCAATAAGGAGGTgctgtccatttttaaaaacatccCAGCTGAACCAGAACTGACAGCCGTGAGTTCCTTTCCTAATATTATTGCCTCTCTAGATGAgataaggaaatattttgAGACCATCCCCCCAAGTTTAGAAATGCATAAAGAACAGAACAGTGTGATTTGTGCATTCGGGGGGTTCATCGTATATCTGAGGTCACTCCTACTGGACAAGAAGATTTTTCGCTTCTGCAAAATTGAGCATTATGATCTTTTCAAGAGGGAAAATTACATGGTCCTCGACGCAACAGCATTGAAGCATTTGGAAATATTGGAAACCCAATCAGGGGAAACGAAAAACTCCCTTTTCGATTACGTGAACAAAACATGCACAAATTTTGGAGCAAGGAATATGAGGCGTTGGATCTGCAGCCCACTACTCGACTGTGCGAAGATAAACGAACGACTAGACGTGGTggagtttttaaaaaagaatgagcATATCTTATCCCTGATCAGATTGAAGCTGAAAAAGCTACCCGATATAGAAAGACTGCTTAACAAAATTTGTATACAAGCTTCTCAGAGCGAACGGGGAGCCGTCTTTTTCGACAACATAGTGAGCACCAAGTTGAAAGAATTCATGACCTTCCTAAACGCCTTCAAGGAAATAGGAAGTATGCTCATCGAAATAAACAGTATTGAAAAAGACGATGAGGAGTTGCCGAAGCGGCTCTTTGAAATTAGTAACACCCCAGATAGGAAAAGTTTAGTGAAAAATATCCAAGGTAGTTATCCACATATTGAACAGATAACCAGtgagtttttaaaaaaaattgaattcgATGGAGACAAGGAATATAAACCAGCGGAGGGGTGTGATGAAGCCATTGATCAGATCAAccagaaagagaaggaagtggaAGGTGAACTGAACAATATCCTAacaagaatgaaaaaaaacatgaaaaTTTCTTCACTGAAATATGTGCATGCCAAGTATAAGTACGAGGTGGAGTGCCCGGAAAATGTCCCCAAGGTTTTTCTAAAGAACGTGGAAATCACGTCTGCTAAAAAAGGATTCATTCGTTTTCACAATGAGGAGATAAAGCAATACGTAGAGATGCTGGAAGATATAGagcaggaaaagaaggatgcCATTTATCCCTTCTTTAAGAAGATATTTCACTTGTTCTATGCTCATTATGAGAAGTACGTGTCTGCGTGCAGACTGGTGTCCGAGTTGGACTGCCTGCAGGCCTTTGCCTTCGTGGCGCTCAACACGCCCTTCGCGCTCACGCGCCCGGTTTTGCACCCGATGAGAAGGAACGAAAGtgcggaagaagaaagtgaaaacaCAGAACAGATCAACCAAACCGGCAGGAGCACCGTGCTTACAATGGGACACAGTGCAGATGGCCACGGGAATGAACCCTTCCTCATCCTCGAAAACAATATTCACCCCGTGGTGGCCACGCTCATGCCCAACTTCATCTCgaacaatatatacatgggtTGCAAGCAGGAGAATCAGTCTACGTTGCTCCTCACGGGTCCCAACATGGGCGGAAAAAGCACCCTCCTAAGACAAACAGCTATTTCGGTTATCCTCGCCCAAATAGGAGCCTTCGTCCCATCCACCTATTGTGAACTAACAGTGgttgataaaatttttacgcGATTAGGATCTAGTGATAATCTGttcgaaggaaaaagtacctTCCTGGTCGAGCTGGAAGATATTTCTAACATGTTAAAGCAAAGCACAAAGTACAGTTTAGCCATTCTGGACGAACTGGGCAGAGGAACCTCCTCCTTTGACGGCACGGCTATTGCCCTTTCGACGCTGGAACAAATTTCAGACGTGGTAAAATGCAGGTGCATATTTTCTACACATTACCATCTCCTAGTGGAGGAAGTAAAGcacaacaaaaatatttcaaacTATCACATGAGCCTAAGCATAGACGACCAGcaggagaaaattattttcctatACAAATTTATTAAGGGTGTTTGCCCCAAATCGTTTGGTATTCACATTGCTAAATTGGCTGGTCTCCCCAAAGAAATCATCGACTTAGCGCATGAGAAGTCCACCCTGTTTGAAAACGTAACCGACGAATTCTGCAAAATTATAAAGTACAAGAATATTGTGCGTTCTTTGCTCAGTGCCCCCGACGACGAAAATTTGGGCGCCCTCTTCCGCAAGTACCGGACGGAGTTCGCCTCCTAA
- a CDS encoding Actin-related protein — protein MDSYNDVLSIVVDLGFENTKIGYAGDENPTNIFSSNVGVPLDLDAKIKNEIYKKCLCNKGEFYQFNLIYPLCYLQALEDAKVKPCLYLDSKNHFDVNEDVLEKILFMNVNGGRCVNKLLQRRVMAFIGNKLHKQSDMASEFVDEGGVIDGVTGNVVWEGPHGEDAMGAESGEKDEEEQSKPSQQRAGGEDTEGTPQNEDPQSEEVKTLNKWVEENNYFDIDLIENKLLDVNAIRNMINKHNGVTCGLSEKMEKFPYLFSLPNKRNQQIKAKIAELLFEKYKVPALYFNSKSVLTGFAYNKNVCSVVDVGSCYTDFSLCNEGSIEDKNYKIYNIGGSTVDYFLEDLLEKHNKEYCIPYYEGYKSNGNVQKYNEEKVHLDYYNKAKYLPLKDLKSYLCEVAHKENEINDAKNMNFNENLNVYILPDGQNINITKFNNIACEIFFTPSLLSNTKLHNNTNNLFFKEEQFEGVATTLFNMLNGESVKQREELLQNVILTGSSTLFDNFNQRFVKEFNQLDIMNNANLRNFQVLSHGKYDKQYSSWKGGSILSSFKNFNSFFVTRKEYEEFGLDIVNRKC, from the coding sequence ATGGATTCCTACAACGACGTCCTGAGCATCGTAGTGGACTTGGGCTTCGAAAACACCAAAATCGGCTACGCGGGGGACGAAAACCCAACGAACATATTTAGCTCAAATGTAGGGGTGCCACTCGATTTAGACGCCAAAATAAAGAACGAAATTTATAAGAAATGCCTTTGCAACAAGGGAGAGTTCTACCAGTTCAACCTGATTTACCCCTTGTGCTACCTGCAAGCGCTGGAGGACGCCAAGGTGAAGCCTTGTCTCTACCTGGACAGCAAGAACCACTTTGATGTAAACGAAGATGTGTTGGAAAAAATCCTTTTTATGAATGTCAACGGGGGTCGGTGCGTGAACAAGCTGTTGCAGAGGAGGGTGATGGCGTTCATAGGGAACAAGTTGCACAAGCAGAGCGATATGGCCAGCGAGTTCGTCGATGAGGGGGGCGTAATAGACGGTGTGACTGGCAATGTGGTCTGGGAAGGGCCCCACGGAGAAGACGCCATGGGCGCGGAATCGGGGGAaaaagacgaagaagaacaatCAAAGCCGTCTCAACAACGAGCGGGTGGGGAAGATACGGAGGGGACCCCCCAAAATGAAGACCCCCAATcggaggaagtaaaaacaCTGAACAAATGGGTCGAAGAAAACAACTACTTTGACATAGACCTAATTGAGAACAAACTCCTAGATGTAAACGCCATAAGGAACATGATCAATAAGCACAACGGTGTCACTTGTGGGTTAAGtgaaaagatggaaaaattcCCATACCTCTTCTCACTACCGAACAAAAGAAACCAACAGATAAAGGCCAAAATAGCAGAGCTCTTGTTTGAAAAGTATAAGGTACCCGCCTTGTACTTTAACTCCAAGTCCGTATTAACCGGATTTGCCTACAATAAGAATGTCTGTTCTGTAGTGGACGTAGGATCCTGCTATACCGACTTCTCCCTCtgtaatgaaggaagtatagaggataaaaattataagaTATACAACATAGGAGGGTCTACGGTAGACTACTTCCTGGAAGACCTGCTGGAAAAACACAACAAGGAGTATTGCATTCCCTATTACGAGGGGTATAAATCAAATGGGAACGTCCAAAAGTATAATGAGGAGAAGGTTCACCTGGATTATTATAACAAAGCCAAGTATCTTCCGCTGAAGGATTTAAAAAGCTACTTATGTGAAGTAGCCCAtaaggaaaacgaaataaatgatgcaaaaaatatgaattttaatgaaaatttaaatgtatacattttgCCTGATGGGCAAAATATTAACATTACCAAATTTAATAACATAGCgtgtgaaatatttttcactccCTCATTGTTAAGTAATACCAAGTTGCATAATAATACGAACAATCTGTTTTTCAAGGAAGAACAATTTGAAGGCGTTGCCACCACTCTGTTTAATATGCTTAATGGGGAAAGTGTAAAGCAGAGGGAAGAATTACTACAGAATGTCATTTTAACAGGATCGTCAACTTTGTTCGATAATTTTAATCAGAGATTTGTTAAAGAGTTCAATCAACTGGATATTATGAACAACGCGAATTTGAGAAATTTTCAGGTGCTCAGTCATGGGAAGTACGACAAGCAGTATTCTTCTTGGAAGGGTGGCAGCATCCtgtcttcctttaaaaatttcaactccttttttgtcaCACGGAAGGAATATGAGGAGTTTGGGCTGGACATCGTCAACCGGAAGTGCTAG